A region from the Bacillus sp. Marseille-P3661 genome encodes:
- a CDS encoding stalk domain-containing protein, whose amino-acid sequence MNTNFSFIKGILVGVIGTTILISSISSVDAVTPYYKSIKALVSSINIVVDGHKIEQNVQPLLIDNTTYLPLRAIGETLSKEVSWDESTNTIFIGNQEEGSYRPSIGLSQLKPLHGETYLNVGYGGESYLRSPKDGGRITLFKQNYYPADTIAFLNSSSVTYHLFDNKYNRIYGLAGVDDSNNNDQGVGIIRFYGDGIEIASIKTGTKKAPPVPFDIDISGIEKLEIKNIKAEGTASRVALVEVILDAVQN is encoded by the coding sequence ATGAACACAAACTTCTCATTCATCAAAGGAATACTCGTTGGTGTGATTGGTACAACAATACTCATTTCATCCATATCATCTGTAGATGCGGTTACTCCTTACTATAAAAGCATTAAAGCGCTTGTTTCTTCTATTAATATAGTAGTTGATGGACATAAAATCGAGCAAAACGTACAACCTTTACTCATTGATAATACAACTTATTTACCATTACGGGCAATTGGAGAAACTTTGAGTAAGGAAGTTAGCTGGGATGAATCAACTAATACTATTTTTATAGGTAATCAGGAAGAAGGCTCCTACCGGCCATCGATAGGTTTATCACAATTAAAACCTCTTCATGGCGAAACCTATTTAAATGTGGGCTATGGTGGAGAAAGCTACTTAAGATCACCTAAAGATGGGGGCAGAATCACTTTATTCAAACAAAACTATTATCCAGCCGATACTATTGCCTTTCTTAATAGCAGCTCAGTCACTTATCATTTATTTGATAATAAATATAATCGTATTTATGGCTTGGCTGGCGTTGATGACTCTAACAACAATGATCAAGGTGTTGGAATCATAAGATTTTATGGTGATGGAATTGAAATTGCTAGTATTAAAACTGGAACCAAAAAAGCCCCGCCAGTTCCATTTGACATTGATATTAGCGGTATTGAAAAGCTTGAAATTAAAAATATAAAGGCAGAAGGTACGGCATCTAGAGTAGCCTTGGTTGAAGTTATCTTAGATGCTGTTCAAAACTAA